A genomic segment from Sphingopyxis sp. DBS4 encodes:
- the maiA gene encoding maleylacetoacetate isomerase — translation MTSLVLHDYFRSSASYRVRIALNLKGLAYERVEVSLIAGEQKSDEYLAQNAQGFVPMLVADGETIIQSLAIIDWLDRAFPEPRLIPDEAMPRAVALAQAYVVACDIHPLNNLRILKYLTRDLGLNEQTKDRWIHEWILQGFDALEAMAGEGRYLGGDAPGIADCCLVPQMYNARRFEVPIDHYPRLIEIDAACMELEAFQRAHPDAVKAA, via the coding sequence ATGACCTCTCTCGTCCTCCACGATTATTTCCGCTCCTCGGCCAGCTACCGCGTCCGCATCGCGCTGAACCTGAAAGGCCTCGCCTATGAGCGCGTCGAGGTCAGCCTGATCGCGGGCGAGCAGAAGAGCGACGAATATCTGGCGCAGAATGCGCAGGGCTTCGTGCCGATGCTGGTCGCCGATGGCGAGACGATCATCCAGAGCCTTGCGATCATCGACTGGCTCGACCGCGCGTTTCCCGAGCCGCGGCTGATCCCCGACGAAGCGATGCCGCGCGCGGTCGCGCTCGCGCAGGCCTATGTCGTCGCGTGCGACATCCATCCGCTCAACAATCTGCGCATCCTCAAATATCTGACCCGCGATCTGGGGCTGAACGAGCAGACCAAGGACCGCTGGATTCACGAATGGATATTGCAGGGCTTCGACGCGCTCGAAGCGATGGCGGGCGAAGGCAGATATCTCGGCGGAGATGCACCGGGGATCGCCGACTGCTGCCTCGTGCCGCAGATGTACAATGCGCGGCGTTTCGAAGTGCCGATAGATCATTATCCGCGCCTGATCGAGATCGACGCGGCGTGCATGGAGTTGGAGGCATTTCAACGCGCGCATCCCGATGCGGTGAAAGCGGCGTGA
- a CDS encoding SO2930 family diheme c-type cytochrome, with amino-acid sequence MKRAVAALVAALLCASGASGGAPPHVDQALIDGDAMPPKLSAFGLFAANDPARPVASFAYTLETPLFSDYAEKHRFVSIPAGQKAKVRADGTIDFPVGTVIVKSFGWPDWNGGRPVETRLLIHRAKGWVALPYIWDADGKDASLAIAGRRVPVTFKSPDGEMHSIQYGVPNRNQCKECHNLAGTIEPIGPKARNLVLPTAMNADAKRLYFDNPEALKPVMPRWDDPTSGTVQDRARAYLEANCAHCHNPQGSASNSGLFLRWNDPVGVNYGIGKRPTAAGRGSGGMDFAIAPGNPDHSFLIYRLESLDPGIAMPELGRSTVHKEGAALLREWISEMPKGE; translated from the coding sequence GTGAAACGCGCGGTCGCGGCGCTGGTGGCGGCGCTGCTTTGCGCGAGCGGCGCGAGCGGCGGGGCGCCGCCGCATGTCGATCAGGCGCTGATTGACGGCGACGCGATGCCGCCGAAGCTGTCGGCATTCGGGCTGTTCGCCGCGAACGATCCCGCGCGGCCGGTCGCAAGCTTCGCCTATACGCTGGAGACGCCGCTGTTCAGCGACTATGCCGAAAAGCATCGCTTCGTCTCGATCCCCGCGGGGCAGAAGGCGAAGGTGCGCGCGGACGGGACGATCGATTTTCCGGTCGGCACCGTCATCGTCAAGAGCTTCGGCTGGCCCGACTGGAACGGCGGGCGCCCGGTCGAGACGCGGCTTTTGATCCACCGCGCCAAGGGCTGGGTCGCGCTCCCCTATATCTGGGACGCCGACGGCAAGGACGCCTCGCTCGCCATCGCCGGGCGCCGCGTGCCGGTGACGTTCAAAAGCCCCGACGGCGAAATGCACAGCATCCAGTACGGCGTGCCCAACCGCAACCAGTGCAAGGAATGCCACAATCTGGCGGGAACGATCGAGCCGATCGGACCCAAGGCGCGCAACCTCGTGCTGCCGACGGCGATGAACGCGGATGCGAAGCGGCTCTATTTCGATAATCCCGAGGCGTTGAAGCCGGTCATGCCGCGCTGGGACGACCCGACGAGCGGCACGGTGCAGGATCGCGCCCGCGCCTATCTGGAGGCGAATTGCGCGCATTGCCACAACCCGCAAGGGAGCGCGTCGAACAGCGGCCTGTTCCTGCGCTGGAACGACCCGGTCGGGGTCAATTACGGTATCGGCAAGCGCCCCACGGCGGCGGGGCGCGGCAGCGGCGGGATGGACTTCGCGATTGCGCCGGGCAACCCCGATCACAGCTTCCTCATCTATCGCCTCGAAAGCCTCGACCCCGGGATCGCGATGCCCGAACTGGGACGCTCGACGGTGCACAAGGAGGGCGCGGCGCTGCTGCGGGAATGGATATCGGAGATGCCGAAAGGGGAGTGA
- a CDS encoding parallel beta-helix domain-containing protein: MRFHGFCHAATLALVAAFIASPAAAKTISVSADTPDANEKLQEALILAEPGDTVELGAGVWKLTDGLSLDVDNVTVRGAGTKDGAGSILDFSGQQGAGEGLLVTSDDVFLTNFAVLNTRGDGIKSKGADRIVYHELRVEWTAGPKATNGAYGVYPVESSDVLIDSVYVRGASDAGIYVGQSRNIVVRDSIATENVAGIEIENSFDADVHDNIATKNTGGILVFDLPNLPQQGGHNVRVFENIVNDNSTPNFAPKGNIVASVPTGTGVLVMANTHVEIFGNAFDQNGTANVMIVGYRYDQKDPKYQPLPKAIVVRDNQHGKAGYAPAFAGGAEIAAALGGAIPPILWDGAGDAVVLDKVGVLSLGLPDVTTPQSEAKPVPADLSKGTPPAPLPGITLPEAMEAKVR; the protein is encoded by the coding sequence ATGCGATTCCACGGCTTTTGCCACGCGGCGACGCTTGCCCTCGTCGCGGCTTTCATCGCCAGCCCGGCGGCGGCCAAGACGATCAGCGTCAGCGCCGATACGCCCGACGCCAATGAAAAGCTGCAGGAGGCGCTGATCCTCGCCGAGCCCGGCGACACGGTCGAACTCGGCGCAGGGGTATGGAAGCTGACCGACGGCCTGTCGCTCGACGTCGACAATGTCACCGTGCGCGGCGCGGGAACCAAGGACGGCGCGGGGTCGATCCTCGACTTTTCGGGTCAGCAGGGGGCGGGCGAGGGGCTGCTCGTCACCTCCGACGATGTTTTCCTCACCAATTTCGCGGTGCTCAACACGCGCGGCGATGGGATCAAGTCGAAGGGCGCCGACCGCATCGTCTATCACGAGCTTCGCGTCGAATGGACCGCCGGGCCGAAGGCGACCAACGGCGCTTATGGCGTCTATCCGGTCGAGAGCAGCGACGTGCTGATCGACAGCGTCTATGTCCGCGGCGCGTCCGACGCGGGCATCTATGTCGGCCAGTCGAGGAATATCGTCGTCCGCGATTCGATCGCGACCGAGAATGTCGCGGGGATCGAGATCGAAAACAGCTTCGACGCCGACGTCCACGACAATATCGCAACGAAGAATACCGGCGGCATATTGGTGTTCGACCTGCCGAACCTGCCGCAGCAGGGCGGGCACAATGTCCGGGTGTTCGAGAATATCGTCAATGACAACAGCACGCCGAATTTCGCGCCGAAGGGCAATATCGTCGCGAGCGTGCCGACCGGCACCGGGGTGCTGGTGATGGCGAACACCCATGTCGAGATATTCGGCAACGCTTTCGACCAGAACGGCACCGCCAATGTGATGATCGTCGGCTATCGCTACGATCAGAAGGACCCCAAATATCAGCCGCTGCCGAAAGCGATCGTCGTGCGCGACAATCAGCACGGCAAGGCGGGCTATGCCCCCGCCTTCGCTGGCGGTGCCGAGATCGCGGCGGCGCTGGGCGGCGCGATTCCGCCGATCCTGTGGGACGGCGCGGGCGACGCGGTGGTGCTCGACAAGGTCGGGGTGCTGTCGCTGGGCCTGCCCGACGTGACGACGCCGCAGAGCGAAGCGAAGCCGGTGCCCGCCGACCTGTCGAAGGGCACGCCGCCCGCGCCGCTCCCCGGCATCACGCTGCCCGAAGCCATGGAGGCGAAAGTCCGGTGA
- a CDS encoding DUF2147 domain-containing protein, translating to MIWALGALVAVPSVAAAPASVGGRWKTDDGKAIVAMAPCGAKMCGRIERLLIKQPAGGQLDERNPDKAKRGRAVTGLQIYWDLVPTDDGWRGQGYSPEDGRYYKAHLRVAGNKLTMKGCVAVFCRTVTWTRVS from the coding sequence ATGATATGGGCGCTTGGCGCCCTGGTCGCCGTTCCGTCCGTAGCCGCCGCGCCCGCGTCGGTCGGTGGGCGCTGGAAGACCGACGACGGGAAAGCCATCGTCGCGATGGCGCCGTGCGGCGCGAAGATGTGCGGGCGGATCGAGCGCCTGCTGATCAAGCAGCCGGCGGGCGGCCAACTCGACGAGCGCAACCCCGACAAGGCGAAGCGCGGCCGCGCGGTGACCGGGCTGCAAATCTATTGGGATCTCGTACCCACCGACGACGGCTGGCGCGGTCAGGGCTATAGTCCGGAGGACGGCCGCTATTACAAGGCGCACCTGCGCGTCGCCGGCAACAAGCTCACGATGAAGGGCTGCGTCGCGGTCTTCTGCCGCACCGTGACCTGGACGCGGGTGAGCTAG
- a CDS encoding aspartate/glutamate racemase family protein produces MRKIGLIGGMSWASTELYYRHLNKGVQKRIGTSCSAPILLESLNYCELSRLSTPEQWDHAKEVLIASAKRLEDAGATALMIAANSMHKVAEDVAAAISIPLLHIVDETGEKMKADGIRSAAVIGTRNVMAEPWFRQRLVRHGLTLAPYDASRAEVIDDIIYDQLMQGKVTEDARRTMRTFITDIAKQDVQALVLACTELVMLVDPDANVLPIYDTTRIHVAAGVDWILGDAP; encoded by the coding sequence ATGCGCAAAATCGGCCTGATCGGCGGCATGAGCTGGGCCTCGACCGAGCTTTATTACCGTCATCTCAACAAGGGGGTGCAGAAGCGGATCGGGACGTCGTGCTCGGCGCCGATCCTGCTCGAAAGCCTCAACTATTGCGAACTTTCGCGCCTTTCGACCCCCGAGCAATGGGACCATGCGAAAGAGGTGCTGATCGCATCGGCGAAGCGGCTGGAGGATGCGGGCGCGACCGCGCTGATGATCGCGGCCAATTCGATGCACAAGGTCGCAGAGGATGTCGCGGCGGCGATCTCTATCCCGCTGCTCCACATCGTCGACGAGACGGGCGAGAAGATGAAGGCCGACGGGATCAGGTCGGCGGCGGTGATCGGCACCCGCAACGTGATGGCCGAACCCTGGTTCCGCCAGCGCCTCGTCCGCCACGGATTGACCCTCGCGCCCTATGACGCCTCGCGCGCCGAGGTGATCGACGATATCATCTATGACCAGCTCATGCAGGGCAAGGTGACCGAAGACGCGCGCCGCACGATGCGGACCTTCATCACCGACATCGCCAAGCAGGATGTGCAGGCGCTGGTGCTCGCCTGCACCGAACTGGTGATGCTGGTCGATCCGGACGCCAATGTCCTGCCGATCTACGACACGACGCGCATCCATGTTGCGGCGGGGGTGGACTGGATATTGGGGGATGCACCCTAA
- a CDS encoding DUF4383 domain-containing protein, translating into MDPIRRWGWIYFAALVAVVIVGYVPAFEDADGNLFGLFKLDLYDDALHLASGLWGGIAAWHSRRAAEQYFRVFGPLYFLDGVLGLITGMGYLDGGIFLYGPIDLPLITRFFANLPHLILGGWAAYVGYAMARKTA; encoded by the coding sequence ATGGACCCGATACGCAGATGGGGCTGGATCTATTTCGCCGCGCTCGTCGCGGTGGTGATCGTCGGCTATGTCCCTGCGTTCGAGGATGCCGACGGCAATCTTTTCGGCCTGTTCAAGCTCGATCTCTATGACGACGCGCTCCACCTCGCCTCGGGCCTGTGGGGCGGGATCGCCGCCTGGCATTCGCGCCGCGCCGCCGAACAATATTTCCGGGTCTTCGGCCCGCTCTATTTCCTCGACGGGGTGCTCGGGCTCATCACCGGCATGGGCTATCTCGACGGCGGCATCTTTCTCTATGGCCCCATCGATCTGCCGCTCATCACCCGCTTCTTCGCCAATCTGCCGCACCTGATTCTCGGCGGCTGGGCGGCGTATGTCGGCTATGCGATGGCGCGGAAGACCGCGTGA
- a CDS encoding FAD-binding oxidoreductase, translated as MVKKRWVVGGVAAASATGAAIWAAPLAADPDGVKDCGPDVAKLAFDKAQADAAAEPDWVQAGGTINDESCLNRTAIRGIVAPATEAQLADALAYARANKLPVTAAGAKHSMGGQAFAKGGVVVDMRRMNAVQLDREAQTITVGAGARWHDIQNKIHPEFAIKAMQSTDVFTVGGSIAVNAHGMDHRAGAMMGSIRALRVMLADGRVVTASRTENPDLFRHVVGGYGLFGIVTEATLDVVPNDIYQSSRAVIATKDFPKTFAALEADPKVGLTYTHLSTAPGNLLEEALVYSYSNVPDEAGLERTPLAEVGAVKLRRLTVNMSKRADWLKSLKWWTEKNVEHRIESCTVTRAQAMQDGEACLVSRNDPMHDSVPYLYNKLRDETDILHEYFVPRAALLPFVAELRGVFKRHRTNLLNASIRAVEKEENALSYAPERAFSVVLYINQPADAAGNAEMDRLTRELIDLTAKHGGRFFLPYQLHYSGEQLRRAYPEFDAFVAEKRKWDPEELFRNSWYDRYAPSA; from the coding sequence GTGGTCAAAAAGCGCTGGGTCGTCGGCGGCGTCGCCGCGGCCTCGGCGACCGGCGCGGCGATCTGGGCCGCGCCGCTGGCCGCCGATCCCGACGGCGTCAAGGACTGCGGGCCTGATGTCGCGAAGCTCGCTTTCGACAAGGCACAGGCCGATGCCGCCGCAGAGCCCGACTGGGTGCAGGCGGGCGGCACGATCAACGATGAAAGCTGCCTCAACCGCACCGCGATCCGCGGCATCGTCGCCCCGGCGACCGAAGCGCAGCTTGCCGACGCACTCGCCTATGCGCGCGCGAACAAGCTGCCGGTGACCGCGGCGGGCGCGAAGCACAGCATGGGCGGGCAAGCCTTCGCCAAGGGCGGTGTCGTCGTCGACATGCGGCGGATGAATGCGGTTCAGCTCGATCGCGAAGCGCAAACGATCACCGTCGGCGCGGGTGCGCGCTGGCACGATATCCAGAATAAGATCCATCCCGAATTTGCGATCAAGGCGATGCAGTCGACCGACGTCTTCACCGTCGGTGGGTCAATCGCGGTCAACGCGCACGGCATGGACCACCGCGCCGGGGCGATGATGGGATCGATCCGCGCGCTGCGCGTGATGCTCGCCGACGGGCGCGTCGTCACCGCCTCGCGCACGGAAAATCCCGATCTCTTCCGCCATGTCGTCGGCGGTTACGGCCTGTTCGGGATCGTCACCGAGGCGACGCTCGACGTCGTTCCGAACGACATCTACCAATCGAGCCGCGCGGTGATCGCGACGAAGGATTTCCCGAAGACCTTCGCGGCGCTCGAAGCCGATCCCAAGGTCGGGCTGACCTACACCCATCTATCGACCGCGCCGGGCAATCTGCTCGAGGAGGCGCTCGTCTACAGCTATTCCAACGTGCCCGACGAGGCGGGTCTGGAGCGCACACCCTTGGCGGAGGTCGGCGCGGTCAAGCTGCGCCGGCTGACGGTCAATATGTCGAAGCGCGCCGACTGGCTCAAGTCGCTCAAATGGTGGACCGAGAAAAATGTCGAGCATCGTATCGAAAGCTGCACCGTGACGCGGGCACAGGCGATGCAGGACGGCGAAGCGTGCCTCGTGTCGCGCAACGACCCGATGCATGACTCGGTACCCTATCTCTATAACAAGCTGCGCGACGAGACCGACATCCTCCACGAATATTTCGTGCCGCGCGCGGCGCTGCTGCCGTTCGTCGCCGAGCTGCGCGGGGTGTTCAAGCGGCACAGGACCAATCTGCTCAACGCCTCGATCCGCGCAGTCGAAAAGGAAGAGAATGCGCTGAGCTACGCCCCCGAACGGGCGTTTTCGGTCGTTCTCTATATCAACCAGCCGGCCGATGCTGCGGGGAATGCGGAGATGGATCGGCTGACCCGCGAGTTGATCGACCTGACCGCGAAGCATGGCGGGCGCTTCTTTCTGCCCTATCAGCTTCATTATTCGGGCGAGCAGCTTCGGCGAGCCTATCCCGAGTTCGATGCGTTCGTTGCCGAGAAGAGGAAATGGGACCCGGAGGAGCTGTTCCGGAATAGTTGGTATGATCGTTACGCGCCTAGCGCGTAG
- a CDS encoding NAD(P)(+) transhydrogenase (Re/Si-specific) subunit beta: MHEVAPINPWVALAYLASGILFILALRGLSSPASSRRGNRYGMIGMTIAVVTTLITHAPWKSGDAANSYVGIDAVAMAEILGAIAIGAIIGIVMARRIAMTAMPQLVAAFHSLVGLAAVAVAAAAYLNPGAFHIADAAGQIFTVSRVEMGLGIAIGAITFSGSVIAFLKLNGNMSGAPIMLPGRHIINLATLAAILGLIGYFLTDQSPAVFWTITALSFLIGFLLIIPIGGADMPVVVSMLNSYSGWAAAAMGFTLGNTAMIITGALVGSSGAILSYIMCRAMNRSFISVIAGGFGADAAASGGGAKEQRPWKPGSADDAAFLMSQAENVIIVPGYGMAVAQAQHALREMADVLKKEGVNVKYAIHPVAGRMPGHMNVLLAEANVPYDEVFELEDINGEFAQADVAFVIGANDVTNPAAKTDKTSPIYGMPVLDVEKAKTVLFVKRSMGGVGYAGVDNDVFYMDNTMMLLGDAKKMADDIVKALNGGGH; this comes from the coding sequence ATGCACGAAGTAGCACCGATCAATCCCTGGGTGGCACTGGCCTATCTGGCCTCGGGCATCCTCTTCATCCTCGCGCTGCGCGGGCTTTCGAGTCCCGCCTCGTCGCGTCGCGGCAACCGTTACGGCATGATCGGCATGACCATCGCGGTGGTGACGACGCTGATCACCCATGCGCCGTGGAAGAGCGGCGATGCCGCGAACAGCTATGTCGGCATCGATGCCGTCGCGATGGCCGAGATATTGGGCGCGATCGCGATCGGCGCGATCATCGGCATCGTCATGGCACGGCGGATCGCGATGACCGCGATGCCGCAGCTTGTCGCGGCGTTCCACAGCCTCGTCGGCCTTGCCGCGGTCGCGGTGGCGGCGGCAGCCTATCTCAACCCCGGCGCGTTCCACATCGCCGATGCCGCCGGGCAGATCTTCACCGTCAGCCGCGTCGAAATGGGCCTCGGCATCGCGATCGGTGCGATCACCTTCTCGGGGAGCGTGATCGCGTTCCTCAAGCTCAACGGCAATATGTCGGGTGCGCCGATCATGCTGCCCGGTCGCCACATCATCAATCTCGCCACGCTCGCCGCGATCCTCGGGCTGATCGGCTATTTCCTGACCGACCAGTCGCCGGCGGTGTTCTGGACGATCACAGCCTTGAGCTTCCTGATCGGCTTCCTCTTGATCATCCCGATCGGCGGCGCCGACATGCCGGTCGTCGTGTCGATGCTGAACAGCTATTCGGGCTGGGCGGCGGCGGCGATGGGTTTCACCCTCGGCAACACCGCGATGATCATCACCGGTGCGCTCGTCGGCTCGTCGGGTGCGATCCTGTCTTATATCATGTGCCGCGCGATGAACCGCAGCTTCATCAGCGTGATCGCGGGCGGCTTCGGCGCCGATGCGGCGGCCTCGGGCGGCGGGGCGAAGGAACAGCGTCCGTGGAAGCCGGGCAGCGCCGACGACGCCGCCTTCCTGATGAGCCAGGCCGAGAATGTCATCATCGTCCCCGGATACGGCATGGCGGTGGCACAGGCGCAGCACGCGCTGCGCGAAATGGCCGACGTGCTGAAGAAGGAAGGCGTCAACGTCAAATATGCGATCCACCCGGTCGCGGGGCGTATGCCGGGCCATATGAACGTGCTGCTCGCCGAGGCGAACGTCCCCTATGACGAGGTGTTCGAGCTTGAGGATATCAACGGCGAGTTCGCGCAGGCCGACGTCGCTTTCGTTATCGGCGCCAACGACGTGACCAACCCGGCGGCGAAGACCGACAAGACGTCGCCGATTTACGGCATGCCGGTGCTCGACGTCGAAAAGGCGAAGACGGTGCTGTTCGTGAAGCGCTCGATGGGCGGGGTCGGCTATGCCGGCGTCGACAACGACGTCTTCTACATGGACAATACGATGATGCTGCTCGGCGACGCCAAGAAGATGGCCGACGATATCGTCAAGGCACTCAACGGCGGCGGGCACTAG
- a CDS encoding proton-translocating transhydrogenase family protein → MDFISIFSIFLLACFVGYFVVWSVTPALHTPLMSVTNAISSVIIVGALIASAAAGSASSKWLGLAAVVMASINIFGGFAVTERMLAMYKKKER, encoded by the coding sequence ATGGACTTCATTTCCATCTTTTCGATTTTTCTTCTGGCCTGTTTCGTCGGCTATTTCGTCGTCTGGTCGGTGACCCCGGCGCTGCACACGCCGCTGATGAGCGTGACCAACGCGATTTCGTCGGTGATTATCGTCGGCGCGCTGATCGCCAGTGCCGCCGCGGGTTCGGCGTCGTCGAAATGGCTCGGCCTCGCCGCGGTGGTGATGGCGAGCATCAACATCTTCGGCGGCTTCGCGGTCACCGAGCGCATGCTCGCGATGTACAAGAAGAAAGAGCGCTGA
- a CDS encoding NAD(P) transhydrogenase subunit alpha, whose product MRIAVLKELAPGETRVAATPETVKKFIGLGAELAVEKGAGEQASIADADYVAAGASVGSRAEVLKGANIILAIQGPNPKDLKGFADGAWLAAGLNPFGERARVDDYAKLGIEALAMEFMPRITRAQSMDILSSQSNLAGYKAVLMAANAYGRAFPMMMTAAGTVSAAKAFVMGVGVAGLQAIATARRLGAQVSATDVRAATKEQILSLGAKPIFVETVAGIEGEGTGGYATEMSDEYKAAQAELVSSHIAKQDIVITTALIPGRPAPRLISDAQLATMRSGSVIVDMAAESGGNVEGSVSGEAKKIHGVTVIGAKNIAALMPADTSALFSRNLFNFLSAFWDKEQGKPVLDEEIGNAVRLTQGGKVVNERLLA is encoded by the coding sequence ATGCGCATCGCCGTATTGAAGGAGCTCGCCCCCGGCGAGACCCGCGTCGCCGCGACTCCCGAAACCGTGAAGAAATTCATTGGGCTGGGTGCCGAACTTGCCGTCGAAAAGGGAGCGGGGGAGCAGGCGTCGATCGCAGACGCTGACTATGTCGCCGCAGGGGCCTCCGTTGGCAGCCGCGCCGAGGTGCTGAAGGGCGCGAATATCATCCTCGCCATTCAGGGGCCCAATCCCAAGGACCTTAAGGGTTTCGCGGACGGCGCCTGGCTCGCTGCGGGGCTCAACCCCTTCGGCGAGCGGGCGCGCGTCGACGACTATGCCAAGCTCGGGATCGAAGCGCTGGCGATGGAATTCATGCCGCGCATCACGCGCGCGCAGTCGATGGACATCCTCTCCAGCCAGTCGAACCTTGCGGGCTACAAGGCGGTGCTGATGGCGGCGAACGCCTATGGGCGCGCTTTTCCGATGATGATGACCGCAGCGGGCACCGTCAGCGCCGCCAAGGCCTTCGTCATGGGGGTCGGCGTCGCGGGTCTGCAGGCGATCGCGACCGCGCGCCGCCTCGGCGCGCAGGTCAGCGCGACCGACGTGCGCGCGGCGACCAAGGAACAGATCCTCTCGCTCGGCGCCAAGCCGATCTTCGTCGAGACGGTCGCGGGGATCGAGGGTGAAGGCACGGGCGGCTATGCCACCGAAATGTCCGACGAATATAAGGCGGCGCAGGCCGAACTCGTCTCGTCGCATATCGCCAAGCAGGATATCGTCATCACCACCGCGCTGATCCCGGGGCGCCCCGCGCCACGGCTGATCTCCGACGCGCAGCTTGCGACGATGCGCAGCGGCAGCGTGATCGTCGACATGGCGGCCGAAAGCGGCGGCAATGTCGAAGGATCGGTGTCGGGCGAAGCGAAGAAGATTCACGGCGTCACCGTGATCGGCGCGAAGAATATCGCCGCGCTGATGCCCGCCGACACCAGCGCATTGTTCAGCCGCAACCTCTTCAACTTCCTCTCGGCCTTCTGGGACAAGGAGCAGGGCAAGCCCGTGCTCGACGAGGAAATCGGCAATGCGGTGCGCCTGACGCAGGGCGGCAAGGTGGTCAACGAACGGCTGCTCGCCTGA
- a CDS encoding aa3-type cytochrome c oxidase subunit IV, translated as MAEQEMKAANETYAGFLSLFKVGAIASAVVAIIVVLLIS; from the coding sequence ATGGCAGAGCAGGAAATGAAAGCGGCGAACGAAACCTATGCGGGTTTCCTGAGCCTGTTCAAGGTCGGCGCAATCGCGAGTGCGGTCGTGGCGATCATCGTCGTCCTTCTGATCTCCTGA
- a CDS encoding sigma-54 dependent transcriptional regulator, translated as MANARDTRMVMIVDSEPAQQRFLSALVSRGGWRSVVAGDTDTALAKLGTQEGMALDAVLVDQGTPGMPIAEFVAELRRWRPALPLIVITMRNGVEIAVASMRAGASDFVQKPIAPDRLLGALDRIVAPNGPQGELRPLTEKLRAPLAFEEIIGSSPNFRSALAIAAKAARARVPVMINGKPGTGKEVFARAIHSASPRARGQLVMVDCSAVSPGLIGSGLFGHERGAFPGAFDRQVGRLVQADGGSIIIDHVECIPLETQAKLVEFLNSGEVQMIGGSIRQSVDVRIIATSASPLDKLIEAGHFREDLFYALSTAQFTLPSLSERRGDVGPLARHLLARIGGLPGMGPIGVTDDALRLLAAYAWPGNVRQLQDVLFRAATSSKTDVLTSADLKAIEAALGGGTPGGEGDVAINGEAIGITLYLPDGNLRPLEEIEADVIRLAIGHYRGRMSEVARRLGIGRSTLYRKLSDLGIDTAA; from the coding sequence ATGGCGAATGCGCGCGACACGCGAATGGTGATGATCGTCGATAGCGAGCCTGCCCAGCAGCGCTTCCTGTCGGCCTTGGTCTCGCGCGGCGGCTGGCGCAGCGTCGTCGCGGGCGATACCGATACCGCGCTCGCCAAGCTCGGCACGCAGGAGGGTATGGCGCTCGATGCAGTGCTCGTCGATCAGGGCACGCCGGGAATGCCGATCGCCGAATTCGTCGCCGAACTGCGCCGCTGGCGCCCCGCGCTGCCGCTGATCGTCATCACGATGCGCAACGGGGTCGAGATCGCGGTCGCCTCGATGCGCGCAGGCGCGAGCGATTTCGTGCAAAAGCCGATCGCCCCCGACCGGCTGCTCGGCGCGCTCGACCGCATCGTCGCGCCGAACGGCCCGCAGGGCGAACTTCGCCCGCTCACCGAGAAACTGCGCGCCCCGCTGGCGTTCGAGGAGATTATCGGGTCGAGCCCCAATTTCCGCAGCGCCCTCGCCATCGCCGCCAAGGCCGCGCGTGCCCGCGTCCCGGTAATGATCAACGGCAAGCCCGGCACCGGCAAGGAAGTCTTCGCCCGCGCAATCCACAGCGCATCGCCGCGCGCGCGCGGCCAGCTCGTGATGGTCGACTGCTCGGCGGTGTCGCCGGGGCTGATCGGATCGGGGCTGTTCGGCCACGAACGCGGCGCCTTTCCCGGTGCCTTCGACCGTCAGGTTGGGCGACTGGTGCAAGCCGATGGCGGCAGCATCATCATCGACCATGTCGAATGCATCCCGCTGGAAACGCAGGCAAAGCTCGTCGAATTCCTGAACAGCGGCGAAGTCCAGATGATCGGCGGCTCGATCCGCCAGAGCGTCGATGTCCGCATCATCGCGACGAGCGCGAGCCCGCTCGACAAGCTGATCGAGGCGGGACATTTCCGCGAGGATCTGTTCTACGCGCTGTCGACCGCGCAATTCACTTTGCCCTCGCTTTCGGAGCGCCGCGGCGACGTCGGCCCGCTCGCGCGCCATCTGCTCGCGCGCATCGGCGGCCTGCCCGGCATGGGGCCGATCGGCGTCACCGACGACGCGCTGCGCCTGCTCGCCGCCTATGCCTGGCCGGGCAATGTCCGCCAGTTGCAGGACGTGCTGTTCCGCGCCGCGACGTCGAGCAAGACCGACGTCCTGACCAGCGCCGATCTCAAGGCGATCGAAGCCGCGCTCGGCGGCGGCACGCCGGGGGGCGAAGGCGATGTCGCGATCAACGGCGAAGCGATCGGGATCACCCTCTATCTGCCCGATGGAAACCTGCGGCCGCTGGAAGAAATCGAGGCCGATGTGATCCGCCTCGCCATCGGCCACTACCGCGGCCGCATGAGCGAAGTCGCGCGGCGGCTGGGGATCGGCCGCTCGACGCTCTATCGCAAATTGAGCGATCTGGGGATCGATACGGCGGCTTGA